GAGAATTTTCACTTATCCTAATTTCACTCACTTATGTAGAATTTGCTGACAATGTATTTCTAGACATTTATAAGAACCAATTTCATACACCTTGACAACACATACACTAAGGATGAGAGGCGCCCTGGGGTCAACTCTGCAGTGGGTTGTGCTTGGTAcagtgaattttctttcttctgaatatACATGGCAATTCATGTACCAACTTCTTATGGTATCAACTTATCCCATTAATGTGCTATCATTCACATTTATGTCATTATCTTTAATTCTGTCGCCTTAAGGGAGGAATTACACCATAAATTTTATCACCTTAAGCATCAAGTATGTAATGGCTCTTAAAGAACTTTAATTAAACCAAGTAAACCCACTTCAAAGTAACtgatcaaagaaaaatatctctttTTAGGTCAGAAGACATGCTTCTCAAGATATTAAAAGTGGATTTAGAAGTTATTCTGAGATGAAACCAATTCTACTCTTTACAGTAATTagtaatactttttatttctaatacttaTGGCATTTGAAAACTGAATTCAACATTCCTAGTAGCTTTACATCTCAAACCCCTCTCCTTAGTTCTCATTGCAAGATCTCAAGTCAACTTTCCaacccattcattcattatcaAGggcctaaaaattaaataaaggctGCAAAACTTCGTCTTTCAAGGGCTACTTAGCAGTTACTTTAAAAACTATTACTATAAAAAAAGTAATCAATTTGCACACGATGTCACTTTGGCGTAAACATTTCTTActtataaatacatttctattccACGTAACTGGGATTAGGAAACTCATACCTCTACTGAAGAAAATTACAGGATACTAACTTTTCATTATTCACTGCTGGATTGTTTCGCACTATTTCAACATTACTtccacaatttttatttttatttttaaaatttttttaagattttatttatttatttgccagaaatcacagtaggcagagagagaggaggaagcaggctccctgccaagcagagagcccgatgcggggctcaatcctaggaccctgggatcatgacctgagccaaaggcagagaggctttacccactgagccacccaggcgcccctacttccacaatttttaaaaaggatctgaTGGGTGGTAGAGGAGGGGGGGTGGTGCGAACACACGAGTagcagaagcagaggagggagaagcaggctcctcactgagcagggagccagatgggatACACGGctgaatcctaggaccccaggatcatgacctgagcgtaaAGCAAATGCTTAAatcactgagcctcccaggctcaTTACttccacaaatttaaaaaaaattaacaaaaacaatatttaaaagcaCTTGATCCATTCTCTAACAAGTGTTCAATGAAGTTATTATTACAACTTACTACCACAAAAGGCACAAGGCATTCAACTACTCAGCACCAGAAATAAACGAATAAACTAGATAAACCTTAAGAGAGTCCTTTTTTAAGCTTTAGTTTCTTTAGACGAGGAGTGGAACACTGGTCTTGTAGGTTTGTGAGAAAAGATCTGCTATCTTTAAAACAATGTAACAAAGGTAACCATAACCTATGGCAAATACGACAGATAATTTGGTATCTAAGGATGTCAAAAAACTGTAAATcagaagaataattttattcaaaGTCCCTTAAAGTATTTCTTTGTACTCTCAAAAGTTACATATACTAACCATTAATAAATCCAAGAGTGTTTAGCGTTAGAAATTAATGCCTTTTTTCCCATACCTGTGACAAGAGCTAGGCGTTCCACACCTGCAAAATCTGCATGTTCAATCGCCATGACACCAGCAGCACCAAAGAGCTGCTCAGGATAATTATAAATTAACTgcctacaaataaaataaaaacgttTGCAACTGTTATTTCACAAGTCTAAAATACATCAGACTAAAAAACATGGAACCATTTTTACttaccaaataaatacaaattagaaatgTCACATACAATAATACATAAATTACACAACTTAGTGCCTCCATGCTAGCACTGCAAGCAAGTTGTTTTTTTATATTGCTACTGATACAGTAAACTAGAACACAGTTCTGAAAACCAATATAGCAGAAATGCATCAAAAATCATATAAATGTTCCAAAGCTTTAATTCCACTCCTGAGGCTCTACAGCAAGAATATTCAGATATTAAAAATCTTTAGTGAAAGTATGTATAAAAATTTTACAGAGAATGGCAAAACCTGCCAATGACTTCAATGTTCACTAGGAGTGTGCCGGTGTACACAGAGTTTACCAattataaaaactaattttaagtaGAAGTTTATATTGTTAGGTTAAAAAAAGGGCAAGTTACAAAACTTAGTAACATGTGTTCACAGCTAAGTGAAAAACTGAAACCTGAacaccatacatacatacatacacaagtCAGCTTAATTAAAGAATTTCAGGAAGGTTAGACCTCAGATTCTGTTCCTTCTTTATACGTTCCTATTTTCCAAAATacgatcttatttttttttttaagactttatttttatttatttatttgacagagagatcacaagtatgtagagaggcaggcagggaggtggggccgggaagcaggctccccgctgagtagagaagccaatgtgggggcgggggggggccttgatcccaggaccgccatcatgacctgagctgaaggcagaagcttaacccactgagccacccaggcgccccagatcttattttttaataagagtaAAAATGACATGTTTAAAAGTATGGGACAttaaaaaaaggccaaaaattttttttaatcaatgtaaGGGAcctctgcgtggctcagtcagttaagtttccagctcttgatttcagttcaggtcatgatctcagggtcgtgggatccagcccattgggctccatgctggacatgcaGCCTGCTTAGGAttactctctctccatctccccgcaAATATTTGATTCTCACCAAATATTAACTGTCAAAGTTAACCACTGCCATTTCATTGCTAGAATTAGGCTGTTCCTCTTGGtattttcaccatttaaaaaaaatctgagagatCTAAGCAGAGAGAAAATTAGACACAAAGTCCCTGATGTGGGAATGAGCAAACAGTTCAAAGCAGTCAGGACTTCTTGCCAGAACTCCAGCCTGAGCTTCTAGGGGCAAACAAGATTCCTCTGCTGCCCACTCTAGACCCTGATATGAGGTAGCACACAGTACCACTGGATCCTAGGTACTTGACCCTGTAATATCAGGAACCCAAAGGTAGGAAATGGCCAGAGAGCCATGGAAGAACGCTGTGAGCCCAGACTGCCTGCCACCTAAACAGTGATTCCACATCATGCTGCCTCAGGCTACTGGACTAGATACAGTCATGAATTTTAGAGAGCCTTTTCtagttttactgaaaaaaattttccactgctttgcctttggaaaaaaaatccataaacacCTTTGATACTaacaattaagaaagaaaacatgggaaaaGTTACACATACTTTTTCATACAAATTAAAGCCCTAAAActattacttttcatttcttcattattttatttctttgctattaTTTCAAAGTCCCACCATTAAATATGGAACTGAAGCTCTCcaccaaatatatgtatataacagcCCAAAACTACAATGTAACTGCCAGACCAGAAAACTCATTGTTAATATAAAAAGGTCAAGTGTATTAACCTAAAACATCACCAAAATGGTGATTGAAATGCCTTGCTGTAGAATGGTAGAAAAATTACCAGTTCCTAGATAACAAGTCACTAATAAAATGAAGTACTTGCAAATGCCTTTGTAGACAAAAATCATTAGATTATTACAAATATTGTTAGCAAAAGCACATACAGACCTGTTAATAAAGCAATTTATCCCATGCTTAAGAATTCGTTCaactttctccttcattttctccttttcggCATGCTCTATTTCAGCAACCTTTGCTGTAGAATCAACTCTTACCCTGGACCCAAATAtctaagacaaaggaaagaataaaaatagcatcATTTTCAATACTCCTGAATCCCACAACATAAATACTTTTATGTAAAGACactaaaattatgtatttaaatatattctatgttTTTTCAGTGCAACTGCTTCACAGCCTGAATTCATAAAGCAGCTAACAATTAGAATTCTAAGAAATGTAGTTAACATACCTTTATTTTATCAGTATCCATACCAGTATTTGCAATGAGAATTTTAGCATTTTCAATTCGCTTTGGTTGATTTACTCCAATTTTTTTATCCAACAGAAAGCCTACAATAcagattttaataaatacttcaaaACTATATTGATAAATCTTTATCTCTGCTTTATCAAATTACTCTTTCAAAGAATCCATTTAAGTCCAATACACCTAAGTCCCTAGAACCTATACAACATTCCACTAAAGCAAGTGACCATAAAAATCAATTTAGCAGGTAGAAATCTAAGGGCACAGCACAAACCTTAAGAATAAACACAATATTCTGAAACTTTTGtttcacatacatacacaatacGCAGGTGTGGACTGTAATTAAAGCTGGTAAGCCCACTTTCATTAGCTTAAAACTAACACAACAGAAAACTGATGAAGATTCAGGAAAACGAGGTATTGCTAGAGAGtactgaactttttaaagaactgacactggtgataaaatgaaaaacaaaaccccccccaaaaaatatgtACAATGGAGTCAAACGAACCTAACCCGTTTTGCCCATGCTGCTTACAGGGTGGGTGAGCAACCCTGTACAAATTAACCTTAGctattcatctgtaaaacaagagtTAATCACAGCACTAGTTTCCAGCCTACGGGCCTATCTGGAATTCTCTCTCCACGCTTCTTTTAGATGCACATAACGCTTTCCTTTTTAAGACATTATCATCTTGGGTTTCTGCTCTAATCAGATGAACCTAATATTCAAACACTAGGTCAACatcatgaggaataaatgagactTTAAGTAAAATTCCCATTAGAATGCTTGCACAGAACATTCAAGATGGTAGCTATCCTTGTTCTCATTATCTTACCTTACCATTAGCCTCTATTAAAAATGCTACACAGCCCTTGTATGTAAAATCAACAGTATTTTTAGAATTGTTACTCCTCTGAAACAGAGACAaatggggtgcccgggtggctcagttggttaagtgcctgctttcagctcgtcatgatcccagggttctgggatggagccctgcactgggctccctgctcaggagggagtctgcttctccttctccctctgagcctcctctctccacccccaccccaccccagccttcgttctctcttctctcaaataaataaaatctttaaaagaagcaaaatagaAATATAGCAAAACCTAGAGTACAAATCACTGGTAAAGCACAACTTGTTCCTGTTTCTCCTCTATAAAAGAGAACGTTTACACATTCCACTCCATAAGCCATTTTGTAAACGCAATATAAagatgttttgaaaaattataagaacaaaagACACTGTTACTAAGGAAACAGCAGCTACTAAGACTTATTACTACTTGTTAAGAACACCAAGAACTGTAACCTCAATACCTACCAATAAATGATAGGACTTACACAAACTCTTCCTGAAAAAAGCCATTTGAGAAGAGCTGACTTTTACGAAAACTACCATTTCTCTTTATTAGAGACTGCACAAACTTCAAGGTATAAAGTAAAACCTAGAGATTATCAAAGAAATGCTGGGATGGTATGAAAAGAAGCACAAAGTATAATAAATgggttaaaaagacaaaaatagttgCAATatgatctgtattttttttaaagattttatttacttgatagagatcataagcaggcagagacccaagctggggggcggggggggtgggaagcagattccccacaaagcagagagcccaatgtggggctcgatccaggaccctgatgatgacttgagctgaaggcagaggcttgcttttaatccactgagccacccaggtgcccttaatctgtattcttttttttttaagattttatttatttatttgagacaaagatcacaagtaggcagagagggcagggggagagagagagaggaggaagcaggctccccgcctagcagagagcccaatgaggggctcaatcccaagaccctgggatcatgacctgagccaaaggcagaggctttaacccacggagccaccccggcacccccccCCAATCTGTATTCTTAAAGACAAATTTTCTTCgtaaagaaagaaaccaggatTTCTTTCTGAAATCCTGACTAGCTAAAACCCAGGATTCATTATATAGCCCTCAATGTCTGATCAAAGCCTGTTTTCCCATAttcaacatatatatacatatatatataccttcaTCTAAATAGGAATCTGCCAGACTTCCTCCTAGCTTCTTGATGACGTGAATGGCCTCCAGATTACCAGAACCTTTCAGTCTGAGAACAGCTTCTACAGCTAACTGAGTAAAATGGTCTTTGTGATGAGTAAGAAGTTTTGAGGATAATGTTGTTCCTGCAATATTCATTAAATCTTGGCGGAATTTAACTTCATcagaactaaaagagaaaaaccaaaaagactcatGCCTGTTTTTGAAATGCTTCTTCAAAGGTATcaatcctatttttcttttcaagaaaatatttgtcaatagATAATTTCACCCAAGTCAGGGCTCAAAGCCatagcaaaaaaattaaagttcaagTAATCAAACAATGCAAAATTAAAGGATACGATTTTCCCCACCaatcaggcaaaaaaaaagaaacacaaaaagagaaacacaagcaaacaaaataccaaattcttcaaggaaatggataaataagtatTGCTCTACAGAtagtagaaatgaaaataaaggaatgaaattaataaagaattaagaatgcaattaagaatgaaaataaagattacttgtaaataaaaatgccataaaatacatacatgtgtttagacccagcaattatacttcTTGAAACATTCTTGAAGTTtgtcaaaaatattattataaatctaAAACTTATTAAAACAGACTATAGATAGGTAAATTACACTACAGTCACATAAACAAATGCATACCCCTATTAAACTACTGCAGAAAATACTGACACCCAAATATATGCTTATTGATCAACTAAGTTAGAATGATTATGCAAtgattctatttgttttgttttttcgtgATTTTTACCTACAAAAAACTGGAAACCCAACCTATATCTGGAGTGTAATGTGGGGGTTTGTTATTGGGGCAGGATGAGGCAATAGAGTCATGTTTGTGTATGCTTTTCACTGTTTTTCAGACATCCTGCACtgagcctatttttaaaagaatgttaaatatttaaaactattattttggTATACCAACCCATGATCAACTGCAGAATTCAAAAGAGCTTGTCTTGCTGCCTTTGTGGCTTCTCTCCAACCCGCAATGATGGTCTGTGGGTGAATCTTTTTTGCAATCAAAGATTCTGCTTCCTTTAATAAATAGTAGAAAACATTCTTCAATAGAAAACACTATCAAAAATACTTGACTACTTCTGATACACGagtaaaaaaacaataaaatgaggttAAAGTTTCTTGGATACTCTTACCCTTAGTAATTCTGCTGCTAAGACAGTAACAGAGGTAGTGCCATCACCAACTTCATCATCTTGAACTCTTGACATATCTAGAAGAAAGAAGCTAGTTAGTTAACTCATTTATATTTGATACAAATGCAttctagggacatctgggtggctcagtcggttaaaccactgcctctggctcagtcatgatcccagggtcctgggatcgagtcccgcatagggctccttgcttggcagggagtgtgcttctctctccgcctctgcctgccactctgcctgcttgtgcactctctgacaaacagatagataaataaataaaatcttttaaatactttctaaatTACTTCTCCATAGCTCACCTAATTCTCCAAACATACCCACTACCAACCAGAATCTCACTTATCTAGGTTTCCTCACCTGACAAAGTCTTTGGAACTTCTCACTCTGAACatgttttatcattaaaaacTGCATGGAACCACAGAggcttatattttaataataataataataacaataataataattaaaaaggggACATCAATCAATTGCAAGTAGTCAGTTAAcaaagcctacttaaaaatgtgttttaaaaatattaataaaaacttaTCATTTTCAGACTCACCAACTAAAACTTTAGCTGCTGGATTATCTACACCGATGTTTTTTAGAATAGTTGCACCATCATTGGTTACCATAAGAGAGGCATCTCGTCCACTGCTTAACAAAATTTTATCCTAAAAAGAACATACTTGATTCAAGTTAAGATATAAATACATGTCAAGAATGCATGGGTCAATATGTACTCTCATTTACTAATGTGTAAATACTCTGGATGGCAATTTGGCAGTATCCATTCAGACTTTTTTAATGCAAAACACTCCAAAAGCAAACCCTGGTGTCTGTCCCTGAAAACACTGTTAACAGGGAGACACTAACAAGGTTTTTCAGCAttgtaatagcaaaaacaaatgaataaatataaaatataaaaatctacagcaaaagggattttaaaaagcaacctacagaaaaATACAAGTACCTACagtaaaaatacttattaaaaaaacCACCTAATATATAATTTGCACACGTATCTACATAAAAACAAGTATTAGGAAGACTTACATCCAATTATAACTATGGCTGTCACTGGGGAGGGGATTGAGGATGGTGATCCACGGGGACTTTAGCTGTAGGAgtactgttttgatttttaaggaGAACATACCCATGTCTTATGCATACAGGCATCCCAAAAAAGTGAGCTATTAACTAGATTTCCAAAAACAGCTGTAAATCAgtatcaaaacacaaaaattctttgtttttcttaccatGCCCTTAGGTCCTAATGTGCTCTTTACCAAGTCTCCAACAGCGATGGCACCAATAAAAGAAGACTGGAGTAAAAATCAGAgattgaaaagtaaaaatcaattttaCCGTCTTAAAATTCCTAAAGTTCAACTGGATCTTTAAAAGCATGGGAGAACAAGGCTTACCAGACGAGCCGTCTCTGCCCTCTCTTCATCAGCCCCAGCCTTGAAGATGTTAACAGGTGCGAGGGAAAGGGACgcctaaaagggaaaaatcaacaGTTTGAATACCGATTATTTAACGCCTATAGATACATTCCGCCAGAAATACAcgtacatatttaaaagaaatttaatttatagCACAGcgtaatttttcaaagaaatgacgTTCTCCGTCACTGGGACGTTCATTCACTAAGGGGGCGTGAGGGACTTATACAACTTGTACAGCAAGGAGGGTTTGCCTTTGGGTCTACAAGTACTCTATGAGTAAAAATTATACACCAGAAAGAATGACTGTTAAATACGGCAAGACTGAAGATGACTTTAAAGATAAGACAGGCAGGGGGTGCAGACCACTCGCGCCAACAACCGCCAGGCGGACGAAGCAACGCGGCCGACTCGCCTCCATCTTCACCCTGCAGCTCTTCCAGCCCCGCTGCCGCAGGCTCCGCCCCGGGAGTGAGGGCGGGGCCTGTCGCGCCGACCCGCCCGCGGCACTAGAAATTTCTCCTCTCAGGTTGACCCCCGGGCCTGGGGTCCTGAAACTATGGAGAGGCCCAGTCGGCACAAGACGCTGGCATGGAGGCCCACACCTCCCCGTTAGGTATGGCGGGCTTCGCCGGCGGGCCCGGCGCAGGCCACACGCCGCGGCCCGCGCCATGTGCGACGGTCTCCGGGACAAACATGAGGAGCCTGCGGCCGTGGGAggacagaaggggcagagggaggcagggcgcGGCGGGACGCGGCAGGGTTTAGATATGGCCAGCGGGGCCGGGCTCACCATGGTTCCGAGGAGTTCGGCACACACGCGAATTCCTCAGCTCACGCCCGGgaccagagggaagagaagccGGAAATGACGGCACACGCTCTCCGCATGGGGCGGAGCCCCGGAGGGCGCGCAGCTCCGGCCTGGCACCGCcctctgggggaagggagggccagCCGGTTTTGAGTGGAGGACCGCGGTCAGAAACGCCGCTCACCACGCTGGGGGGCGGGGCTTTGACTCGCGCTCCGCCCCTTGCGGCATCCGCTCCGCACGAGGGAGGGGAGGATCTGACGTATGGGGTGGAGCCGGGGAGTAGAACCCTCCAGAAGAACAAAAGGGAAGCTGCGCCGTGGAGTTGCTATAACAACGGAGTTTCTGCTCggatgtttaatttttcttaaatttaatctttaaaaatttgccttAAAGTACCACATATACACAGTTTAAAGTGTTATATGCTAATAACGAAAAACAACTCACCGACCTCACCACTTCTTTCCTCAGAAGCAAGCGCATTCAGCTTTTTCAGTTTGTGGAGGTTCTGGGATTACGGTTACCTTACTGAATATTTCTATTGCGATTTTAATTTTAAACGTTATTTATTGAGTTACGAGGAAGTGTTACAGTCCTTTCATTGAACTTTAAAAAGTGTCTTTTAACTGGACGTTGACTGTCTAGGACAAAGTCTTGTAAACTTTGATGGAGACATTTACTTTATCTTTGCCCTGCTTGCTCATTTTCATGTATCTCATTTCACTCGTTCTTTTCCCCTCCACTAGTAGAGATGACTAATATACTTTTACATAATGTGTTGGTAGAGCCCAAGATTGATTccaaatatttcagtttattaaaaacaaaattttctacTTAACTTCAAGTTAACTGCCTAGGATGGTTAcagtaaaatgtgctttaaaaaaaaattatatcatctaCTGAtactcttttctccctctgaatAATTGATCACTTAGCAAATGCTTGGACTTCCTGGTAATTCTTAGAtttcactaagtgaaataagtcaagcagaggaagtaattatcatatggtttcacttatttgtggacatagggaatagcatgaaggacattagaaggaagggggaaatgaaagGGGGAAACCAGAATAGGAGAagaaccctgagagactatggactccaggaaacaaactgagggttttagaagggaggggctgtgggaggatgggtgagcctggtgatgggtattaagagggcatggattgcatggagcactgggtgttatacgcaaacaatgaatcatggaacactacatcaaaaactaatgattgtactgtatggtgactaacataacaatttttaaaaaatgggtagatgtttacaatttttaattgttttagctCTTCAGATATATTTTAAGAGGGTTAGTTTACATCAGGGGTTGACAAACTATGGGGAGGGAACCAAATCTAacctcccacctttttttttatgACTGGAGAGTTAAGaatgtgttttacattttttttttaagattttatttatttatttgacagagagatcacaagcaggcagagaggcaggcagaagcaggctccctgctgagcagagagcccgatgcggggctcgatcccaggaccctgagatcatgacctgagccgaaggcagcggcttaaccactgagccacccaggcgcccctgtgttttacattttttaaatgattggggCAAAAAAAAGAAGGCTATTTCATGATACATTAAAGTTATATGAAACTTGTATTTTGGTGTCCATAATGCTTAGTTGGAAcacattttgtttaatatatatagttctaaagttgtttttttgtttgtttgtttttagtaatctctacacccaaagtgggccttgaactcatgaccctgagatcaggagtcacatgctcttctaactgagccagccagctgccccagcccACTCATTTTTATACTGTGCAGCGCGATACAGAATTATATACAATAGCAGAGTGGTTGTGACAGACTGTTTAGCCCATAAAGCTTAAAATAGTTATTATCTGatcctttccagaaaaaaatatgctGACCCTGGTTTACACTATTCTCAAGGTCCATCATGAAAAGTGGTGTTCAGATTGGACAAATTGCTGTTTTAAATAAACCAAGATTTTGAAAACTTGCTCTTCTTGCAGGAAATGCACTTTAATGGGCAGATCCCAAAGCACATACTGAGAAGAGTCACAGTGAGAAGCTGAGATGCCTGCACAACATCAAAAAGGGTTGTTTTCATTGTGGACCAAATCACTTAACCTGGAAACATTATCTCCTCCCACAGGCCTGAGATTTACCCAAGCCTGAGACTGTGGGTGATGGAGAAACCAATCAATTCCCCTCCCTTCTGGAATTTAGCGAAGCTGGGATGAAGGACAGAAACTAGGAGCTAGGACATTTGGAGCTAGGACAGAAACAACCAGGAGACCCCTTATTTGGGGACTCTAGGCAATCTGTCCTTTCCCCCTTGCATGTGTTTTGGACTCTTCCACCTTTCCGACTTCCTTTGGTGTCACCCTTGTACCCGAGGGATTAAACGCTCGGCTTCTGgaaccaggctgcctgggtttggATTTCAGCTCCTTTTTACTAGCCTTGTAACTTTGGGTGGGTTCCAAGGTCTGCTCACCCTTACCTATAGCTATAGCAATGGGAGAAATAGCAGGATTTGGTGCTTTAAGCCACTAGATTTTAGGGTGGTTTGTTGCACAGCAGTATCTCGCCTGTAAATACTCTTTCAACAATGCCTTTGAAGAGGCATTTATCCAGTTTAGGTTCCATTTTTACAAGAGCCTAAATCTCCCTGCTTCATTACAATGTCACACCCTCCAGTGTTCCTCTATGTTGATGTcagagtcatttcttttttttttttttttttaaagattttatttatttatttgagagagaggcagagagagagagcatgagcgagaaggtcagagggagaagcagactccctgtggaggtgggagcccgatgcgggactcgatcccgggactccgggatcatgacctgagctgaaagcagtcgtccaaccagctgagccacccaggcgtccccagagtcATCTTTCTAAACTATTGTTCCTCCAATGATTAAAATCCTCCAAATTCTCAcctcagattaaaacaaaaattcc
This genomic interval from Mustela erminea isolate mMusErm1 chromosome 6, mMusErm1.Pri, whole genome shotgun sequence contains the following:
- the CCT2 gene encoding T-complex protein 1 subunit beta encodes the protein MASLSLAPVNIFKAGADEERAETARLSSFIGAIAVGDLVKSTLGPKGMDKILLSSGRDASLMVTNDGATILKNIGVDNPAAKVLVDMSRVQDDEVGDGTTSVTVLAAELLREAESLIAKKIHPQTIIAGWREATKAARQALLNSAVDHGSDEVKFRQDLMNIAGTTLSSKLLTHHKDHFTQLAVEAVLRLKGSGNLEAIHVIKKLGGSLADSYLDEGFLLDKKIGVNQPKRIENAKILIANTGMDTDKIKIFGSRVRVDSTAKVAEIEHAEKEKMKEKVERILKHGINCFINRQLIYNYPEQLFGAAGVMAIEHADFAGVERLALVTGGEIASTFDHPELVKLGSCKLIEEVMIGEDKLIHFSGVALGEACTIVLRGATQQILDEAERSLHDALCVLAQTVKDSRTVYGGGCSEMLMAHAVTQLASRTPGKEAVAMESYAKALRMLPTIIADNAGYDSADLVAQLRAAHSEGNTTAGLDMKEGTIGDMAVLGITESFQVKRQVLLSAAEAAEVILRVDNIIKAAPRKRVPDHHPC